A single region of the Solwaraspora sp. WMMD791 genome encodes:
- a CDS encoding ABC transporter permease, which produces MSALGRRLRAYAGHIALLAALGMVAATMVTAVPRAANTAVDQALRPHLSAMPHLARDLVLTERPTIAPGPGIVTPPVDSAAGQRRTGTLRDELPQPVPQLVGSAWYAAAIGPDGVDALGDAPPFRRNPPPVFGLRAQTGVREASRLVAGAWPASPGDTGAAGDAAPTQITMSRQAAETLSLRIGDVLRISGGAGNNTARLELVGLFEPLDAADPVWDDLTYALAPLRPVLDRDPWYVAAVTDWTGLDAAARTLGIVRYEWRYRIATDRIDATHTGPLASAAAAARRTPPDGTTLTSSLDTVLADFDGQVRAARALLAIVGAGLFACVFGLIWLAAGLQLRRRADELSLLRARGAAVTALGRYVLVESVVVAPAAVVAGWLLGSAVPGRPGASELPLLLVVAAVTTAAVPALLTVRTVVAAAGTVRRGGTPSAVGADRGDLARRRSSPGRLTAELSVVLVAVGGLWLLRRRGLAADDGVDPFLVSVPVLLAVGAALVTLRTLPWPLRQLDRLAARARGAVFFLGLARAGRGAPVTPGPLAVLVTAVSVGLFSAVVATTITDTRDRVSDREVAGDAVVTGFGFAVGTGDELAALPGVAAVAPAVLATNRQLVAAVGTSAQELGQAQVLVVDVPALAEVAEVSGVRLDLPAVLRDAVADPAGGPVPAVVSPDIARLLAEDLPDGTTEVLVDVQGRRHGFSVAAVADGFAGLPVDARGFVVLPMQALTVPPYQPVVPQRYLLAGDGFDPAAVVALADAGQRQRIAEVAGSAPDDLPQPATLTTWSAHRQALERTGANELLTLVFTLGTVGAVVLALVTVGLAVLAGSTARGRALSRLRTMGLSRRQGQLLLVYELVPVVGAAVVAGGAVGVVLPRLLDPALGLAAFTAGVAAPPRFDPVVIIGVLASVTVGLAAALTTDDLVHRSTRLGRVLRVGGDDR; this is translated from the coding sequence CCTCACCGAACGGCCGACCATCGCCCCCGGCCCCGGCATCGTCACCCCACCGGTCGACTCCGCCGCCGGGCAGCGGCGGACCGGTACGCTGCGCGACGAACTGCCGCAACCGGTCCCGCAGCTGGTCGGCTCCGCCTGGTACGCCGCCGCGATCGGCCCGGACGGCGTCGACGCCCTCGGGGACGCGCCACCGTTTCGGCGCAACCCGCCGCCGGTGTTCGGGCTCCGCGCCCAGACCGGCGTGCGGGAGGCGTCGCGGCTGGTCGCCGGAGCGTGGCCGGCGTCCCCGGGTGACACCGGCGCGGCAGGTGATGCCGCGCCCACCCAGATCACCATGTCCCGGCAGGCGGCCGAGACATTGTCCCTGCGGATCGGCGACGTGCTGCGGATCTCCGGCGGCGCGGGCAACAACACCGCACGGCTGGAACTGGTCGGGCTGTTCGAGCCGCTGGACGCCGCCGACCCGGTCTGGGACGACCTCACCTACGCGTTGGCGCCGCTGCGCCCGGTCCTCGACCGGGATCCCTGGTACGTGGCGGCGGTGACCGACTGGACCGGGCTCGACGCCGCCGCCCGCACGCTGGGCATCGTCCGGTACGAGTGGCGGTACCGGATCGCGACCGACCGGATCGACGCCACGCACACCGGGCCGCTCGCCAGTGCGGCGGCCGCCGCCCGCCGTACTCCACCGGACGGGACCACGCTGACCAGTTCGCTCGACACCGTACTGGCCGATTTCGACGGGCAGGTCCGCGCCGCGCGGGCGCTGCTGGCCATCGTCGGTGCCGGGTTGTTCGCCTGCGTGTTCGGACTGATCTGGCTGGCCGCCGGCCTGCAGCTGCGCCGCCGCGCCGACGAACTGTCGCTGCTGCGGGCCCGGGGCGCGGCGGTGACGGCCCTCGGCCGGTACGTCCTCGTCGAGTCCGTCGTGGTGGCACCGGCCGCGGTCGTCGCCGGCTGGCTGCTCGGCTCGGCCGTGCCGGGCCGCCCCGGCGCCAGCGAGTTGCCACTGCTGCTGGTCGTCGCGGCGGTCACCACCGCGGCCGTGCCGGCGCTGCTGACCGTGCGTACGGTGGTCGCCGCCGCCGGCACGGTCCGACGCGGCGGTACGCCGTCGGCGGTCGGCGCGGACCGGGGCGATCTGGCCCGGCGGCGGTCCTCGCCAGGTCGGCTCACCGCCGAACTGAGCGTGGTGCTGGTGGCCGTCGGCGGGCTGTGGCTGCTGCGGCGGCGCGGCCTCGCCGCCGACGACGGCGTCGACCCGTTCCTGGTCTCGGTACCGGTGCTGCTCGCGGTCGGCGCGGCGCTGGTCACCCTGCGGACGCTCCCGTGGCCGTTACGGCAGCTGGATCGGCTCGCCGCCCGTGCCCGGGGAGCGGTGTTCTTCCTCGGGCTGGCCCGCGCGGGGCGTGGCGCGCCGGTCACTCCTGGTCCGTTGGCCGTGCTGGTGACCGCCGTCAGTGTCGGTCTGTTCAGCGCGGTGGTGGCGACCACCATCACCGACACCCGGGACCGGGTCAGCGACCGGGAGGTCGCCGGGGACGCCGTGGTCACCGGCTTCGGCTTCGCCGTGGGCACCGGTGACGAACTCGCCGCACTGCCCGGGGTGGCGGCGGTCGCGCCGGCGGTGCTGGCGACGAACCGGCAACTCGTCGCCGCCGTCGGCACCTCGGCCCAGGAGCTGGGCCAGGCCCAGGTGCTGGTGGTCGACGTACCCGCCCTGGCGGAGGTGGCCGAGGTCAGCGGGGTCCGGCTCGACCTACCGGCCGTACTGCGCGACGCCGTGGCGGACCCGGCCGGCGGTCCGGTGCCGGCGGTCGTCTCACCGGACATCGCGCGGTTGCTGGCCGAGGATCTGCCCGACGGCACCACGGAGGTCCTGGTCGACGTGCAGGGGCGCCGGCACGGCTTCTCGGTGGCGGCCGTCGCCGACGGCTTCGCGGGGCTGCCGGTGGATGCCCGCGGATTCGTCGTGCTGCCGATGCAGGCGCTGACGGTGCCGCCGTACCAGCCGGTCGTGCCGCAACGGTATCTGCTGGCCGGTGACGGCTTCGACCCGGCCGCGGTGGTCGCCCTCGCCGACGCCGGACAGCGGCAGCGGATCGCCGAGGTGGCGGGCAGCGCCCCCGACGATCTGCCCCAGCCGGCCACGCTCACCACCTGGTCGGCACACCGTCAGGCGCTGGAACGCACCGGCGCGAACGAGCTGCTCACCTTGGTCTTCACGCTGGGCACCGTCGGTGCGGTGGTGCTGGCGCTGGTCACCGTCGGGTTGGCGGTGCTCGCCGGGTCGACGGCCCGGGGGCGGGCGCTGTCCCGGCTGCGCACGATGGGGCTGTCCCGCCGGCAGGGGCAGCTGCTGCTGGTGTACGAACTCGTACCGGTGGTGGGCGCGGCGGTGGTGGCCGGCGGCGCGGTCGGGGTGGTCCTCCCCCGCCTGCTCGATCCGGCCCTGGGCCTGGCGGCGTTCACCGCCGGAGTGGCCGCGCCGCCGCGCTTCGATCCGGTGGTGATCATCGGCGTGCTGGCGAGCGTGACCGTCGGACTCGCGGCGGCCCTGACGACCGACGATCTTGTGCACCGCAGCACCCGACTCGGGCGGGTGCTGCGGGTGGGAGGAGACGACCGTTGA